Proteins found in one Deinococcus sp. YIM 134068 genomic segment:
- the rplB gene encoding 50S ribosomal protein L2, producing MAVKKYRPYTPSRRQMTTADFSGLTKKRPEKALTEALPKTGGRNNHGRITSRFIGGGHKRLYRIIDFKRRDKAGVSARVAAVEYDPNRSARIALLHYVDGEKRYILAPEGLTVGMSVNAGPEAEPRLGNALPLRFVPVGAVVHSVELVPGKGAQLARSAGTSIQVQGKESTYVLLRLPSGEIRRVHSECYATIGAVGNAEHKNIVLGKAGRSRWLGHKPHQRGSAMNPVDHPHGGGEGRTGAGRQPVSPWGQLAKGLKTRKKRKNSDRFIVTRRGGK from the coding sequence ATGGCCGTCAAGAAATACCGCCCGTATACCCCGTCGCGCCGTCAGATGACGACGGCGGACTTCTCGGGCCTCACGAAGAAGCGCCCCGAAAAGGCGCTCACCGAAGCTCTCCCCAAGACCGGCGGGCGCAACAACCACGGTCGTATCACCAGCCGCTTCATCGGCGGCGGGCACAAGCGGCTGTACCGCATCATCGACTTCAAGCGCCGCGACAAGGCGGGCGTGTCCGCGCGGGTTGCCGCCGTGGAGTACGATCCCAACCGCTCGGCCCGCATCGCCCTGCTGCACTACGTGGACGGCGAGAAGCGGTACATCCTCGCGCCCGAGGGCCTGACCGTCGGGATGAGCGTGAACGCGGGTCCCGAGGCCGAACCCCGCCTCGGCAACGCGCTGCCGCTCCGCTTCGTGCCGGTCGGCGCGGTGGTCCACTCGGTCGAACTCGTGCCCGGCAAGGGCGCTCAGCTCGCCCGCTCCGCCGGCACCTCGATTCAGGTGCAGGGCAAGGAGAGCACCTACGTGCTCCTGCGTCTGCCCAGCGGCGAAATCCGCCGCGTTCACAGCGAGTGTTACGCGACCATCGGGGCCGTGGGCAACGCCGAGCACAAGAACATCGTCCTCGGCAAGGCGGGCCGCAGCCGCTGGCTCGGCCACAAGCCCCACCAGCGCGGCAGCGCGATGAACCCCGTCGATCACCCGCACGGCGGTGGTGAGGGCCGCACGGGCGCGGGCCGCCAGCCGGTCAGCCCCTGGGGTCAGCTCGCCAAGGGCCTGAAAACCCGCAAGAAGCGCAAGAACAGCGACCGCTTCATCGTCACCCGCCGCGGCGGGAAGTAA
- a CDS encoding 50S ribosomal protein L23 — protein MSSFYDIIKQPVISEKAYAGMERGAYSFWVDPKSTKSEIKAAVQQAFGVRVVGISTMNVAGKRKRVGKFTGHRPDRKKAIVRLADGQKIEALEALA, from the coding sequence GTGAGCAGTTTCTACGACATCATCAAGCAGCCCGTCATCAGCGAGAAGGCGTATGCGGGCATGGAGCGCGGTGCGTACTCGTTCTGGGTGGACCCCAAGTCCACGAAGAGCGAGATCAAGGCCGCCGTGCAGCAGGCGTTCGGCGTGCGGGTGGTCGGCATCAGCACCATGAACGTGGCGGGCAAGCGCAAGCGGGTGGGCAAGTTCACCGGCCACCGCCCCGACCGCAAAAAGGCCATCGTGCGCCTCGCGGACGGCCAGAAGATCGAGGCCCTCGAGGCCCTGGCCTAA
- the rplD gene encoding 50S ribosomal protein L4, translating to MAQINVIGLGGGRSIELDLPEVNPHVLHDVVTWQLARRRRGTASTKTRAQVSKTGKKMYSQKGTGNARHGDRSVPTFVGGGVAFGPKPRSYAYTLPRKVRQLGLAMALADRQQSGKLLAVDGFGLDGKTKGFVQWAAANGMDGGERVLIVTDDAATRQAARNVAWATVLPVAGLNVYDILRHERLVIDAVALEPAQGEPAQETEGAAQ from the coding sequence ATGGCGCAGATCAACGTCATCGGGCTGGGCGGGGGCCGCTCCATCGAGCTGGACCTCCCCGAAGTGAATCCGCACGTGCTGCATGACGTGGTGACCTGGCAGCTCGCCCGGCGTCGGCGCGGCACCGCGAGCACCAAGACCCGCGCGCAGGTCAGCAAGACCGGCAAGAAGATGTACTCGCAAAAGGGCACCGGCAACGCCCGCCACGGCGACCGCTCGGTTCCGACCTTCGTGGGCGGCGGCGTCGCGTTCGGCCCCAAGCCCCGGTCCTACGCCTACACCCTGCCCCGCAAGGTGCGTCAGCTCGGGCTGGCGATGGCGCTCGCCGACCGCCAGCAGAGCGGCAAGCTCCTCGCGGTGGACGGCTTCGGCCTCGACGGCAAGACGAAGGGCTTCGTGCAGTGGGCCGCCGCAAACGGCATGGACGGCGGCGAGCGCGTCCTGATCGTCACCGACGACGCGGCGACCCGTCAGGCCGCGCGCAACGTCGCGTGGGCGACCGTGCTTCCGGTCGCGGGTCTGAACGTGTACGACATCCTGCGCCACGAGCGCCTCGTGATCGACGCGGTGGCGCTGGAACCCGCCCAGGGTGAGCCTGCCCAGGAGACAGAGGGGGCCGCGCAGTGA
- the rplC gene encoding 50S ribosomal protein L3, with protein MSKGILGTKIGMTQIWKGDRAVPVTVVLAGPCPVVQRKSKGTDGYEAVQIGFSPKSEKRVNRPQMGHFKKASVSPVRFLREFRDFAPEGDTVNVDIFAEGEKIDATGTSKGKGFQGVMKRWNFKGGPASHGSKKWHRRPGSIGQRKTPGRVYKGKRMAGHMGMERVTVQNLEVVEVRAGENLILVKGAVPGANGGLVILRQAVKGGR; from the coding sequence ATGAGCAAGGGCATTCTCGGTACCAAGATCGGCATGACCCAGATCTGGAAGGGCGACCGCGCCGTTCCGGTGACGGTCGTGCTGGCGGGTCCCTGCCCCGTCGTGCAGCGCAAGAGCAAGGGGACGGACGGCTACGAGGCCGTGCAGATCGGGTTTTCTCCCAAGAGCGAGAAGCGCGTGAACCGGCCCCAGATGGGGCACTTCAAGAAGGCGAGCGTTAGCCCCGTGCGCTTCCTGCGGGAGTTCCGTGATTTCGCCCCGGAGGGCGACACCGTGAACGTGGACATCTTCGCCGAGGGCGAGAAGATCGACGCGACCGGCACGAGCAAGGGCAAGGGCTTCCAGGGCGTCATGAAGCGCTGGAACTTCAAGGGTGGTCCGGCGAGCCACGGCTCGAAGAAGTGGCACCGCCGCCCCGGCTCCATCGGCCAGCGCAAGACGCCGGGCCGGGTGTACAAGGGCAAGCGGATGGCCGGACACATGGGCATGGAGCGCGTCACCGTGCAGAACCTCGAGGTGGTGGAGGTGCGCGCGGGCGAGAACCTGATTCTCGTCAAGGGGGCCGTCCCCGGCGCGAACGGCGGACTCGTGATCCTGCGTCAGGCCGTCAAGGGAGGCAGGTAA